One window of Misgurnus anguillicaudatus chromosome 13, ASM2758022v2, whole genome shotgun sequence genomic DNA carries:
- the LOC129431387 gene encoding sterile alpha motif domain-containing protein 3-like has protein sequence MSMMFRVIVHDSDIRKVVISEKPADVEALKRVLQEKLQVTYSFNVQFEDPDFNHALCNLSDINDLPDKATLKIIPLSTSPSSSQADTVLLSGSDTSEQLSAERQSEWPEDFEIPKFSVNVEYRLRQGNLAFMKDGTSLDVGRDIKHDILESLAGAMYTFKAYPSDENFAQVATALIRAHPCLTEPGSSTGSAGWKNSLKFKMANYRTKLRKCGCSDVAVEGKRGAEAGSAFRRSIKKPRRFEVNFLPNFPNGENEDSQECLRKELVEEMKKKSRDMSLIGQKMDSTFALRRKEIIHSEPPVSEILEKWPALFTESQIFAEFNRISGKNLRSEFYAALDKHTARFLEIFRKKGGTQGRTLDEILRQVDLKSSDVSCVRTAVLYGLPVLLGDDSDEFFKTCFDSDVDADFSQIDVGLLTVLPEDMPARTPHALNVNAMREIILEGKFVMDDVRSLPHAVCLLFALIYALNLDYPKTMRNTFEFIQRVFLSLGGKNLKPKLQTLKNQLLT, from the exons ATGTCAATGATGTTTCGCGTTATTGTGCACGACAGTGACATCCGAAAGGTTGTGATTTCAGAAAAACCAGCTGACGTTGAAGCCTTGAAACGTGTGCTTCAAGAGAAGTTGCAAGTCACATATTCTTTCAATGTCCAATTTGAAGACCCTGACTTTAATCATGCATTATGCAACCTAAGTGATATTAATGATTTGCCAGATAAGGCCACATTGAAAATAATTCCTCTATCAACTTCTCCCTCCTCAAGTCAGGCCGACACTGTACTTCTCTCAGGTTCGGATACATCAGAGCAGTTGTCTGCTGAACGCCAGAGTGAGTGGCCAGAGGATTTTGAAATCCCTAAATTTTCTGTTAATGTTGAGTATCGTCTCCGTCAGGGAAACCTTGCTTTTATGAAAGATGGTACAAGTCTTGATGTTGGAAGAGACATTAAACATGACATATTGGAATCACTTGCGGGTGCCATGTACACTTTTAAGGCATATCCATCAGATGAAAACTTTGCTCAAGTTGCTACCGCTCTTATCAGAGCACACCCCTGCTTGACTGAACCGGGTTCTTCAACAGGATCAGCTGGATGGAAAAATAGcctgaaatttaaaatggccaactACAGAACAAAACTGCGTAAATGTGGCTGTAGTGATGTTGCTGTTGAGGGAAAGAGAGGTGCAGAAGCAGGCAGTGCTTTTAGGAGAAGCATTAAAAAACCTAGACGATTTGAAGTAAATTTTTTGCCAAATTTTCCTAACGGGGAGAATGAAGACAGTCAAGAATGCCTGAGAAAAGAACTTGTAGAAGAAATGAAAAAGAAGAGTCGAGACATGAGCCTCATTGGCCAAAAGATGGACAGTACATTTGCCCTGAGACGGAAGGAAATCATTCACTCTGAACCTCCTGTTTCTGAGATCTTGGAAAAATGGCCAGCACTTTTCACAGAAAGCCAG ATCTTTGCAGAATTCAATCGTATATCTGGCAAGAATCTGCGATCTGAATTCTATGCAGCACTGGACAAACACACTGCACGTTTCCTTGAAATTTTCCGGAAGAAAGGGGGAACTCAAGGACGAACACTTGATGAAATTTTACGTCAGGTTGATTTAAAG tcaTCTGATGTATCTTGTGTGCGTACAGCTGTACTTTATGGACTTCCAGTTCTCCTGGGGGATGACTCGGATGAGTTTTTCAAGACGTGCTTT GATTCTGATGTAGATGCAGACTTCAGCCAAATTGATGTTGGCCTGCTTACAGTTCTACCTGAAGACATGCCTGCCAGAACTCCACATGCACTCAACGTTAACGCAATGAGGGAAATCATTCTGGAGGGAAAATTTGTCATGGACGATGTCCGAAGCTTGCCACATGCTGTATGTCTCCTTTTTGCTTTAATCTATGCTCTAAATTTAGACTACCCAAAGACAATGAGGAATACATTTGAATTTATTCAGAGGGTATTTCTGTCTTTAGGAGGTAAGAACCTGAAACCCAAACTCCAAACTCTAAAAAATCAGCTTTTAACCTAA